CACCCGCATACGCCAGAGTAACCGGCGAGATGCAGATCGCTCCAAGCACCTTCCCTTTAGCAACCGCCTCCCTTACAAGCTTATGAGCCATAGGGTCCCTCCAATACTGGCGGGCTCCGGCGCCCCCAATAAAGACCAGAGCATCTAGCCTGTCGATATCGATGTCCTTCAGAAGAGCTTGCGACTCGGCCTTATGACCCAGCATCCCAGTTATGGTCCCGAGCTTAGTCGAGGCAACCGTTGCCAAAGCGCGGCCCTCGAAATACTTGAACGGCACATCGAACTCCTCATCCCGGAACGCGTTCTCCGCGATTACTATGACTATCCGAGGCAGCAACTGCGAGACCGTGGCCTGCGTTCCAGCAATCACGGGCATGATGGGACATGACAGCGCCAACAGAACCATGAGAACCGTCGATCTCGTAAGGCGGAAGAATGAAGGATGAAGGATGAGAAGGGCTGTTCGCCAACTTC
This is a stretch of genomic DNA from bacterium. It encodes these proteins:
- a CDS encoding DJ-1/PfpI family protein, with the translated sequence MTSWKLEVGSWRTALLILHPSFFRLTRSTVLMVLLALSCPIMPVIAGTQATVSQLLPRIVIVIAENAFRDEEFDVPFKYFEGRALATVASTKLGTITGMLGHKAESQALLKDIDIDRLDALVFIGGAGARQYWRDPMAHKLVREAVAKGKVLGAICISPVTLAYAGVLRGKRATVWVSERSRLIEKGAKYTGKDVTIDGLIVTADGPPAARKFAEAILKLVIEQAKKRQQTKESVKEQAAAAAGK